The Cervus elaphus chromosome 9, mCerEla1.1, whole genome shotgun sequence genomic interval TGTTATAGGTTCATTTCAGATAGAGCAACTTAAACACATGGGgattgaatattctttggataaagaaattgtggtacatatacacaatggaatattactcagccataaaaaagaacacagttGACTCAGGTCTAAtaaggtggataaacctagagcctgttatacagggtgaaataagtcagaaagagaaagacaaatatcatatattaacacatatacatggaatctagaaagatggtactgataaacctatttgtagggcagcaatggagacacagatatcgcacagacttgtggacacagtgagggaaggagagggtgtgatGAACTGagtgaatagcattgaaacatatacattaccagaTGTAAAATTAgaatagccagtggaaatttactgTATGATACAGGAAGCTCACATCTGATGCTTTGTGATAACCTAGAGTTGTGGGAGGGATGGGCGGTGGGAGAGAGGTGCAAGAGAGAGGGAAGATACCtatacgtatggctgattcatgttatatatagcagaaaccaacacaatattgtaaagcaagtatcctccaattaaaaataattaagttttttaaaagaaaaaaaatctaagaaagataaaaataatgcaacaaaatatatttatctcaTCACCATCTACTAAGATGGCATCACTGTTTGAATTCAGGAAAATTTTAGGGCTCTCTCTGGTGGCGCAGTggcaaaggatccacctgccaatgcaggagactcaagagacttgagttcagtccctgagttgggaagatcccctgggggaggaaatggcaacccactctagtgttcttgcctggagaatctgatggacagaagagcctgagaagCTACACTCCAccgggtcacaaaaagagtcggacacgactgaacacacacacacacactccacccaTCCTCCTGAAAACACACACCTCTCCATCTCTAGTCTACACTTGTTCCCAGTGTCCTGAGGATGGACAGTTAGCTTGCTTTTCCACCCTTGCCTCTCTCAAGAGATCCATTCCAACTTCAGAACTAAGTGCACCGAAAAATTAAGAGTCCACACTCCTAAGTGTTCTGTTCCATTGCTCTTGATCACATGTGTCCAGGCTCCAGGTCATTGTTGTCACTGGGGAGACAACGTGTTGCAGAGAAGCTTTCTTAGAGCTCTTTTCATGTCcctgttcctcaggctgtagatgaaaGGATTCAGCATGGGGGTGATCACGGTGTACAGGATGGAGACAAACGCCCCTGTCTGAGAGTCATGTGTCCATGTGGAGCTGAGGTAGACCCCAAGGCAGGTTCCATAGAACAAGGAGACCACCGAGAGGTGAGACCCACAAGTGGAAAACGCGTTATACTTCCCTCCTGTCGTTGAGATCCTCAGTACAGAACAAACAATTCGAGAATAAGAGAGAAGGATGCCGGTGAGAGGAAAAAAGCCCATAACGCCTGTCACAAGATACAATACGACATTATTGATGAAGGTGTCAGAGCAGGCAAGCTTGAGGACCTCAGGGAGTTCACAGAAGTAGTGCTGGATGTCAACGATGGCGCAGAAAGAGAGCCGGGACATGGTTAAACTCTCAGGAAGCGCCCCCAGAACGCTGATGAGCCTGGTTAGAAGGAGCAACTGTGCACAGAGCCGCACGTTCATGATGACCGTGTAGTGcagggggtggcagatggccacgaagcggtcataggccatcacggtCAGGAGTAAGTTGTCCAAAAGTCCAAAAACTGTGAAAAAGTACATCTGGGTGATGCAGCCTGCGTAGGTAATGGCTTTGCTCTGGGTCTGGATGTTCAGGAGCATCTTTGGGATGGTGGTGGACGTGAAACAGATGTCAGACAATGACAGGTTGGAGAGAAAGAGGTACacgggggtgtggaggtgggagtctgTGATGATGGCCAGGATGATGAGCCCGTTCCCAAAGATGGTGACCAGGTACAGAGAGAGGAAGAGCCCAAAGAGAACAGACTGAATCTCTGGCTTCTCAGAaagtcccaggaggagaaatactGGGAGCTGTGAGTGGTTTCCCAGTTGCATGTGAAAGAGTGTCTGCCAAGACAGAAGCAGAAGCGAGATTAAATCGGTGATCAACAGGCATCTTAGAAATGTGGTCACTTTTAGCTTGAACACAATATATTGATGAGACAGTGCTTTTGCTTAATGGTCTCTTCTCTCTTGTCTGTCACTTTGGGGCCTCCTaatgccattgtcttctcctgtgttgccaCCAGTAGCTAGAAAAGTTTCACATGAAAACTAATTTTGCACTCAAAGAAGATCTCATTTGTTTGAATACCTTGACCCTTGGTCACCCAGTCTTCTCAGATGCCTTTGTACTTTATTTGTACTTTATTATTAAACacctttataataaaataattattttatttaaattattattcattttatttaataaccattaatttataattaattaatcaatgccattaattattaattttatttaaattttttactttaaatactAATTAGAAAGGCATAGATCTGTGTATAATTTCCATAAACTATGATAATGATATGGTGTCTTCTACTCACTTGATTAAAATGTATAATGGACAATCATGAAATAAGGTATggaattattaattttttcccagaaaaaaattGCTAATTTTGAAATCTCACAAAACctgttttaaatacataaaaattatctGGAGGCACATGAGAATAAGTGTTCCAGTGAATTTTCTAGAGCTATTTTAATCATGATACTGAAAGCCAATAGCCTGCTACAATAGCAGCGGTACAAGAAAAACCATAGACTAATCTCTAATTagcatattatttaaaaagctcgaagaaaatagcaataaaatataaaaatatttagcaatTTGTCATGCAAACCAAATACTATGCCCAGGTAACATTTAATCCCAGAAAGCAACCAGTGTTTCACATTGGTAATGTATTTATTGCCATAGAGCAAATAAGTAGGAAAAAATCATCCAAAAAATTGGATAGTCTAATTGAATGTCAAAGATACTGCTTGAAAGGAGTTCTGAGGAAACTAAACAGGTTTCATTACTATGAAAATAGCTTCCTTGATCATCAGCTTATATCAACCCACACATGAAAATATTTGAGAACTCTACATGAAGATCATACAGAAGACAAATACGTGTGTCCCTACCACTACCCAATGCTGTTCTGAAATTTCAAACCAGTATGACCAAAGAATAAAATAGCAATCCTATGGTCACATCTTGGGTAAAAGTAAATTGATCACATTTTCAGATGATAAACTGGCTACCTAAAATCAGTCGGAGAGCTATTACAACTGAGAAGTCATTCTGGTGAAACTAGATTGAAATACAAACATGCatcattttctttcccatttccagCAATAAACAGAtgcacaatagaaaaaaaaacacattctaTTTGAAATTGTacaaaaatagggcttccctggtggctcaggcggtaaagaacctgcctgcaacgagggagacccaggtttgacccctgggttgggaagatcccctggaaaagggaatggttacttactctagtatttttgcctggagagttccatagacagaggaaacagtgggctacagtccatggggtgcaaagggccagacacgactgagtgactgacacatatGACATACACAGCCTAACGTCTGGCTCATTGAAGGCACttaagaaatgatataaatagcaatgaatatttattaaacttaCCAGGCACAGGAATCGTGCTCATCTCTTCCCCTGAATGGTCTCATTTCATCTCCCTGGAAACAAATGGGATGAGAGTGCTGTCATTCATGTACATCACAGAGACAACTGAAAGTGGCTGTGTGTGCTCGCTGATTTGTTAATGAGGCGTGTGGCCCCTCTGATGTGCAGGTTACAGTAAGCCGAGCAGGAGGAGACTGGGCACTGGGTAAAATGTTAGGGGAAGACCAGTGTAGCCCAGGAGAAAACTAGGAGAGAGATGGTTCCTGATGAGTTAGGAGAGGGTTGTAGAAATAATGTGGGAATGAGCAGAAGGCAAGGGAgatgaggagagggaagagacTGTAATTAAACTTGAGGATTCCTTCTTGGTTAGCACTTGAACATTTCAGAAT includes:
- the LOC122700993 gene encoding olfactory receptor 7C1-like, with protein sequence MQLGNHSQLPVFLLLGLSEKPEIQSVLFGLFLSLYLVTIFGNGLIILAIITDSHLHTPVYLFLSNLSLSDICFTSTTIPKMLLNIQTQSKAITYAGCITQMYFFTVFGLLDNLLLTVMAYDRFVAICHPLHYTVIMNVRLCAQLLLLTRLISVLGALPESLTMSRLSFCAIVDIQHYFCELPEVLKLACSDTFINNVVLYLVTGVMGFFPLTGILLSYSRIVCSVLRISTTGGKYNAFSTCGSHLSVVSLFYGTCLGVYLSSTWTHDSQTGAFVSILYTVITPMLNPFIYSLRNRDMKRALRKLLCNTLSPQ